One Vigna unguiculata cultivar IT97K-499-35 chromosome 7, ASM411807v1, whole genome shotgun sequence genomic region harbors:
- the LOC114190712 gene encoding sucrose nonfermenting 4-like protein, translated as MFGAGTSRGQGSGEPVGPVLVSRRFVWPHGGRMVFLTGSFTRWQAIVPMSPREGCPTEFEVICALTPGYHKYKFNVDGEWRHDAHQPFVYGDDGIFNIFYVGRQPVIFPPILSAETPGRSHMEVDNDVVGHVEAKPRMSESDLQVSQHRISVFLSTHTAYELLPESGKVVALDTTLPVKQAFHTLYQEGISTAPVWDSSKCQFVGMLSAMDFILILKELGIHETNMTEEQLETHTIAAWREAKEQEGAIDSRGKKYPQHLVHAGPLECLKDVALKILQNKVATVPIIHSSSEDGSFPQLLHLASLSEILKCICRHFKHSWDSLPILQLPISMLPIGTWVSKLGESNKQPLAMLWPHASLSEALSLLIQAGISSIPIVDINYSLQDIYSRRDIIALVRDKIYARIDLHGFSIHQALLLGRDAGFPSGLPNGPRCHMCLRSDSLYQVMERLTDPGVRRLVVVEAGTLRVEGIISIGDIFRFLLCC; from the exons ATGTTCGGGGCTGGGACGAGTAGAGGGCAGGGGAGCGGTGAGCCGGTGGGACCCGTTTTGGTTTCGAGGCGTTTTGTTTGGCCTCACGGTGGAAGAATGGTGTTTCTAACAGGTTCCTTCACGAG ATGGCAGGCAATTGTACCTATGTCACCCAGGGAAGGATGTCCGACTGAATTTGAAGTTATTTGCGCCTTAACGCCTGGATATCATAAG TACAAATTTAATGTAGATGGTGAGTGGCGGCATGATGCGCATCAGCCATTTGTATATGGGGACGATgggatatttaatattttttatgtaggGAGACAACCAGTTATTTTTCCTCCTATCTTAAGTGCTGAAACACCTGGTCGATCCCACATGGAGGTTGACAACGATGTCGTTGGGCATGTG GAAGCTAAACCCAGGATGTCAGAGTCTGATCTGCAGGTCTCACAACATCGTATTTCGGTTTTCTTGTCTACACATACTGCTTATGAGTTGCTTCCCGAGTCAGGCAAG GTTGTTGCCTTGGATACAACTTTACCAGTTAAGCAAGCATTCCATACTCTTTATCAAGaa GGAATATCTACAGCTCCTGTGTGGGATTCTAGCAAGTGCCAGTTTGTTGGAATGCTTAGTGCTATGGACTTCATTTTAATACTAAAAGAG TTGGGGATTCATGAAACAAACATGACTGAAGAACAACTTGAGACACATACTATAGCAGCATGGAGAGAGGCAAAGGAACAAGAAGGCGCAATTGATAGCAGAGGGAAAAAATACCCTCAACATTTAGTTCAT GCTGGGCCCCTTGAGTGTCTAAAAGATGTtgctttaaaaattttgcaaaacaAGGTGGCAACAGTTCCTATTATCCATTCCTCTTCAGAGGATGGTTCATTTCCTCAGCTGCTACACCTTGCTTCCCTCTCAGAAATACTAAAAT GTATATGCAGGCATTTTAAGCACTCTTGGGATTCCTTGCCAATTCTTCAGCTACCAATTAGTATGTTACCTATAGGTACATGGGTGTCAAAATTGGGGGAATCCAATAAACAGCCACTTGCTATGCTATGGCCACATGCTTCTCTTAGTGAAGCTCTGTCTCTGTTGATTCAAG CTGGAATTAGCTCCATACCAATTGTGgatattaattattcattacAAGATATCTATTCTAGAAG GGACATTATTGCCTTGGTTAGAGATAAAATTTATGCAAGGATAGATCTGCATGGGTTTAGTATCCATCAG GCATTGCTTTTGGGACGAGATGCAGGTTTTCCCAGCGGGCTCCCGAATGGGCCGAGATGTCATATGTGTTTGAGATCTGATTCATTATACCAAGTGATGGAGCGGTTGACAGACCCTG GTGTTAGAAGACTGGTGGTTGTGGAGGCGGGTACCCTGCGTGTGGAAGGTATCATTTCCATTGGTGACATCTTCAGATTCTTGTTATGCTGCTAG